In Toxoplasma gondii ME49 chromosome VIII, whole genome shotgun sequence, a single genomic region encodes these proteins:
- a CDS encoding hypothetical protein (encoded by transcript TGME49_230950) — protein sequence MRGRQRGSCAGSPFLLVSALPQRGACDEGQDESADLEALLVALSQRRVASTPSSTQRRGETEREEEKLPQLKSPSGSTQPRHDARGSTHAVLEEVIALLNDVRRQGGRAIWPCGGAGDTAETEQGEQALFRRDLASLFRHSLRRCSRRAFLSDRGAPASPSSASLHWTDGDVLLRRQLLAVAVGAFRAWHTQSSKERQEGKRLREDDDEQGKNLRHAPGPMQTQEDWDLLFATATAVLEAVYIHLIDSGAAPQTSVELVEASSPRPAGVLGTTCSAPSDFEERHGSALIHAASSFGSGGFSETTVFSFLGERTFPPSAFFGALSVVSRVLLAGQGSPTPPLFAPNLRRRRASVTVLLKLLSQLLQECWRLCLPSSPSSFSSSSSSASASPAVLAEKSAGAGGEAVRLLQLLQPLLVTGAVYVHPVGAGPARPGVRTPGSDDSVSSASFSSPSSRSRCDSSAWSSAEERLSGESRARCGSGRRVRKSGGDREAKRDKEMQSQGARRWKGDLGEEDAPCVTGRPSMLKPDRQVQKKAAERNRRSRRDRQKEGVREDGHKLRLLAFACSHILVKLVPRTLFRSWPLLLTTPHFKVHVPSSTSSRSLSSLSSSLSSSLSSSLSSSLSFSLSSSLSSSSLLSPSSRLARRPLTAENVSRGRQNASTRVESRRSSAVSLFSPGAGTWALSFLVPEQASLRSPVFLLLLQQQQLWGFVARLDRDAKVRRAAIDFLVALLEFSPLKSWPAVPLEVVPAVQKDTLRAAAPSLQGVVASADSVSLPLLMNKESWRCMQLWRNLTENPDDPSASRRPLGNDRSPVTASSSLPSPLSSSLSSSVSPSLSSSLSSSSSRACGGQEGDAVRGVSAVGAGASPFSSFFFQKRARPSFNSLSGNVLTSVRLAFLHLFALCEETVAAAALATQSPCRADADTRSQRPPHRSTLAPPPLPPSPLFSSSSVSGAPEEGAAEETLGGSSAIEESAELAAACFRALARLVSSLPLSVFRPGILFACMRLAAPFLFTLTLSLEHISEDADSTSPKFPVHSPDPLSSAASCSPSSSSRDYSVAGVCTRGEVRGCRDSRKTEKEGGVSSATTSGREYELYLQFAANVRQTVSLSSLGFLLACAREASPSFTRRELRSERGPRSPAAPTAAACAEDAGDDQAEQAGRMEKRGDEATFMRESLPFALHPSLLSAVSLLLTALLSVRPSRDEVLEVLLLPVLLEPQKKKRSSLDSCAGSRAFATCAEGRKGAAEDERRERANESRLLSEESAEATSEAGSRPRSPATEREPPGERDRRGESVVCGELSSRAAEELGPRNAECEEAPRLADVILLGLHYALSIDRKEGCSTRPTDQVERGNDRERDPEGEDGREQEGGEHEGEQEGVGERSVVFHRRAADVLLAVVLKMARTYPFALLFPPSFREINIQKHTGATLPSSATQEWRGHCLSTTTSSSFSSFCPSSSNSFSSSFSPFSSASSFPQGPGATGRRSASRSSCSLCRSPLLVVLAELLSSTCVVLKHRGFQLATDLLAALPSLPLSHAPSPVSQSSCSPLPSTFCSSLSSSSFSSRDLRDTANAECEREAERRRGCLLELRMHILSVLASFLSAALHPRQRGDLRDGEGEERGEGGNTRPRNSGEMEMRERSCRGDKGEERLKKSEKRFAPAHAEGSERSSRACADSKHSAVEQDREMSRDEATVAGSACAALALLPFGDWMFLNFLTFSTAQALASLCSLRRGCRSDLLVPQTARSRLGEEDPRQTLRERTAEEKNEGIEARKNEDGELGSKSEVPTSRVFAQTAAAAAASRFLQFSSLLLFPSVSPPTSPSPSTACASSSAVSGSTEKAGSCGCRERRGDLFAGRLACLSALLQLAREEDVELKVAAAKAFAEAGAPIHSVLLGALGAALPSEEKEKKSVKVQWNACYAARLLYSNPSFRLLAGPSLDRARCDLLLALASCLGASSSYKVRIHAAAALRSLFGDSAPSSSSPPSSSSSPPSSSSSPASSAYSSSLLAGRATFDSQSAALARVWEAAACAAGTTSGDFSRVAGDARACSQEEATSMQPVWVKTEKDSVEIQRVSPAVLRRYREQLVHQLALLVSSPRLSEETMAVLSEDREGGEILREEARKKKDLSRTTWTKLAAQVLSDGDACGGEEERKEEERKEEEREERGEEKEEREEEREDEGEERKERGEREVIEKDRSEKDALTPARRIQISLRRTAAAGLPVPLLRTFSIEKKTVVTQSAFH from the exons ATGCGGGGGAGACAGCGCGGAAGCTGTGCGGGGTCCCCGTTTCTGCTGGTCTCCGCTTTACCTCAACGCGGTGCTTGCGACGAAGGGCAGGACGAGAGCGCTGACTTGGAGGCTCTTCTTGTTGCTCTCTCGCAGCGCCGAGTCGCGTCCACTCCCTCCTCCACCCAGCGGCGAGGCGAGAccgaaagggaagaagagaagctccCCCAGCTAAAATCGCCCAGCGGCTCGACACAGCCGCGCCACGACGCTCGAgggtcgacgcatgcagtgcttGAAGAAGTCATAGCGCTGTTGAACGAcgtgaggagacaggggggaCGGGCGATCTGGCCTTGCGGCGGTGCCGGAgacacagcggagacagaacaagGAGAACAGGCTTTGTTTCGCCGCgacctcgcctctctctttcgccacTCGCTGCGGCGCTGCTCAAGAAGAGCTTTTCTGAGCGACAGAGGAGCTCCCGCGTCTCCATCTTCAGCTTCCCTTCACTGGACAGATGGAGACGTTCtgctgaggagacagctgctaGCGGTGGCTGTCGGCGCCTTTCGAGCTTGGCACACACAGTCCTCGAAGGAGCGACAAGAAGGCAAGCGCCTTCGCGAAGACGACGATGAACAAGGAAAAAACTTGCGCCATGCCCCCGGACCCATGCAGACCCAGGAAGACTGGGACCTCCTGTTCGCCACCGCGACCGCAGTCCTCGAGgcagtgtacatacacctcatCGACTCGGGGGCGGCGCCTCAAACTTCCGTGGAGCTGGTGGAGGCTTCTTCGCCACGACCCGCGGGCGTTTTGGGAACGACTTGCAGCGCGCCCAGCGATttcgaagaaagacacgGTTCCGCATTAATCCATGCAGCTTCGTCTTTCGGATCTGGAGGTTTTTCTGAAACGAccgtcttctcgtttctcggcGAACGGACCTTTCCGCccagcgccttcttcggagCTCTGAGCGTCGTCTCGCGCGTCTTGCTCGCAGGCCAAGGGTCTCCGACCCCGCCTCTCTTCGCGCCCAACCTCCGCCGACGCCGCGCCTCTGTCACTGTTCTGCTTAAACTTCTCTCGCAGCTTCTCCAGGAATGttggcgtctctgtctcccttcttccccttcttctttctcttcttcttcttcttctgcttcagcGTCTCCTGCCGTGTTGGCGGAGAAAAGCGCAGGTGCGGGGGGCGAGGCGGTTcgcctgctgcagctgctccagCCTCTGCTCGTGACCGgtgcggtgtacgtacacccggtGGGTGCGGGTCCGGCGCGcccaggtgtacgtacacctgggaGTGACGATAGCGTGTCTTcggcttcgttttcttcgccttcttcgcgttcgcgGTGCGACTCGTCGGCCTGGTCTTCGGCGGAGGAGAGGCTGAGTGGAGAGTCTCGCGCTCGATGCGGGTCAGGACGGAGGGTGCGAAAGAGCGGAGGCGaccgagaagcgaagcgagatAAAGAGATGCAGAGTCAGGGCGCGAGGAGATGGAAAGGAGATctgggagaagaggacgcaccGTGCGTCACGGGGAGGCCGAGCATGTTGAAGCCGGACCGACAGgtgcagaagaaagccgccgagaggaacaggcgaagccgaagagatcgacagaaagaaggcgttCGAGAAGACGGGCACAAACTCCGTCTGCTCGCATTCGCTTGTTCGCATATCCTTGTCAAACTCGTCCCCAGAACTCTCTTCAGATCCTGGCCTCTCCTCCTCACGACGCCGCACTTCAAAGTTCACGTTCCCTCTTCTACCAGttcccgttctctctcttctctctcttcttctctctcttcttctctctcttcttctctctcttcttccctctctttttctctgtcgtcttcgctgtcttcttcttcccttttgtctccttcgtcgcgaCTCGCGCGTCGTCCGTTGACGGCGGAGAACGTCTCTCGTGGTCGGCAGAATGCGAGCACTCGCGTGGAGAGCCGGCGGTCGTCTGCGGtgtccttgttctctcccggGGCCGGAACCTGGGCTCTGAGTTTCTTGGTGCCGGAACAAGCGTCGCTGCGGTCGcctgtttttctgcttctgctgcagcagcagcagctctgGGGCTTCGTCGCGCGCCTtgacagagacgcgaaggtGCGACGGGCGGCGATCGACTTCCTAGTGGCTctcctcgagttctctcCGCTGAAAAGCTGGCCGGCCGTCCCCCTCGAAGTCGTCCCCGCTGTTCAGAAAGACACCTTGCGAGCCGCTGCGCCCTCGCTTCAGGGCGTCGTCGCGAGTGCAGactccgtctctctgccgctcctCATGAACAAGGAGTCTtggaggtgcatgcagctgtggAGGAACCTCACAGAGAACCCAGACGATCCGTCGGCCTCCAGAAGGCCTCTTGGCAACGACCGAAGCCCTGTCACTGCCTCATCATCTCtgccgtcgcctctgtcgtcgtctctgtcgtcttcggtttcgccttctctctcttcttctctgtcttcgtcgtcttcgcgaGCTTGTGGGGGACAGGAGGGCGACGCGGTACGGGGAGTCTCGGCGGTCGGCGCAGGagcctctccgttttcttcctttttttttcagaaacGCGCGCGACCCTCGTTCAACTCGCTGTCTGGAAACGTCTTGACTTCCGtccgtctcgccttccttcaccttttcgctctctgcgaAGAAACTGTGGCCGCCGCTGCTCTCGCCACCCAGAGCCCTTGTCGCGCCGATGCTGATACACGCTCTCAACGTCCTCCCCACAGGTCCACACTGGCGCCTCCACCCttgcctccgtctcctttgttctcctcgtcctcggtGTCCGGTGCTCCTGAGGAAGGCGCCGCTGAAGAGACGCTGGGAGGCTCCTCAGCGATCGAAGAGTCTGCTGAGTTGGCGGCTGCATGCTTTCGCGCCCTCGCCCGTCTGgtctcgtctctgccgctgTCCGTCTTCCGGCCGGGAATcctttttgcatgcatgcgactcGCAGCGCCTTTCTTGTTCACCCTCACGCTCTCGCTGGAACACATCTCGGAAGACGCGGACAGCACATCTCCTAAATTCCCTGTCCATTCACCAGATCCTCTGTCTTCCGCCGCTTcttgttcgccttcttcttcgtctcgtgaTTATTCTGTTGCAGGTGTATGCACACGGGGCGAGGTCAGGGGGTGTCGCGACAGccgaaagacggagaaagagggtggtgtctcctctgcaaCAACGTCTGGCCGAGAGTACGAGCTGTACCTGCAGTTTGCCGCGAATGTTCGACAGacggtgtctctttcctctctcggttTTCTACTTGCTTGTGCGAGAGAGGCTTCCCCGTCTTTCACCCGCCGCGAGCTGCGATCGGAAAGAGGCCCTCGTTCTCCCGCTGCCCCGACAGccgcagcttgcgccgaaGACGCCGGAGACGACCAGGCAGAGCAGGCAGGGAGAATGGAAAAGCGCGGAGATGAGGCGACGTTCATGCGCGAAAGTCTCCCCTTCGCTCTGCACCCGTCTCTTTTGTCGGCTGTGAGCCTTCTCCTCACAGCTCTCCTCTCGGTCAGGCCGTCGCGCGACGAAGTCCTGGaggtccttcttctccccgttcttctcgagccgcaaaagaagaagcgttcCAGCCTCGACAGCTGCGCCGGCAGCCGGGCGTTCGCTACCTGCGCAGAGGGACGCAAAGGAGCagcggaagacgagagaagagagcgagcgaACGAGAGTCGACTGCTGAGTGAGGAATCGGCTGAGGCGACAAGCGAAGCTGGCTCTCGACCTCGGAGCcccgcgacagagagagagccccccggagagagagacaggcgaggagagagcgtCGTGTGTGGGGAACTGTCGAGTCGAGCGGCAGAGGAACTCGGTCCACGGAACGCGGAatgcgaagaagcgccgCGGCTCGCAGACGTCATTCTCCTCGGCTTGCACTACGCCTTGAGTatcgacagaaaagaagggtGCTCAACTCGGCCAACGGACCAAGTGGAGAGAGGtaacgacagagaaagagacccagaaggagaagacgggagagaacaagaaggaggagaacacgagggagaacaagagggtGTGGGAGAGCGCAGTGTCGTTTTCCACAGACGCGCCGCAGAtgttctcctcgctgtcgttTTGAAGATGGCGAGGACGTatcctttcgctcttctctttccgccGTCCTTTCGCGAGATCAATATTCAGAAACACACCGGCGCCACTCTACCGTCAAGCGCGACTCAGGAATGGCGCGGCCATTGCTTATCCACGACAACGagttcgtccttctcttccttctgtccttcgtcttccaattctttctcttcttctttctctcctttctcttcggcttcttctttcccccaAGGGCCTGGGGCAACCGGGCGCCGGTCCGCGTCTCGGAGCTCCTGCTCCTTGTgccgttctcctctcttggtTGTTTTAGCGGAATTGCTGTCGAGCACATGCGTTGTTCTGAAGCACCGCGGCTTCCAGCTTGCAACGGACCTCCTcgctgctcttccttctttacCGCTGTCACACGctccttcgcctgtctcgcagtcttcttgttctcctctgccCTCAACTTTttgttcttccttgtcttcttcctctttctcttctcgcgatTTGAGGGATACAGCAAACGCGGAGtgtgagagagaggcagaacgcCGGCGAGGCTGTTTGCTCGAACTTCGCATGCACATTCTTTCTGTACTcgcttcgttcctctccgCTGCACTTCACCctagacagagaggagacttGAGAGatggcgaaggcgaagaaagaggagagggagggaatACACGTCCACGCAACAGCGGGGAGATGGAGATGCGCGAGCGAAGCTGCAGGGGAGACAAGGGGGAAGAGCGActgaagaaaagcgagaagaggtttgcgccggcgcatgcagaaggaagcgagaggtCGTCGCGCGCCTGCGCAGATAGCAAACACTCTGCAGTcgaacaagacagagagatgtcTCGAGATGAAGCTACTGTGGCGGGATCCGCATGCGCagctctcgctcttcttcccttcggCGACTGGATGTTTCTCAACTTCCTCACTTTCTCAACAGCGCAGGCACTCGCTTCCCTGtgctctctccgtcgtgGATGCCGTTCTGACCTCTTAGTTCCCCAGACTGCTAGAAGCCGactcggagaagaagatccaAGACAGACGTTACGAGAAagaacagcagaagagaaaaacgagggaatcgaagcgaggaaaaatgAGGACGGAGAATTGGGTTCGAAGTCTGAGGTGCCAACATCTCGAGTTTTTGCCCagacagctgctgctgccgcggcaagtcgcttcctccagttttcttctcttctcctttttccttctgtttcgccGCCAACTTCACCCTCTCCGTCCACTGCttgcgcttcttcgtctgctgtaTCGGggtcgacagagaaggccgGTTCTTGCGGATGTCGCGAACGGCGAGGAGATCTTTTTGCAGGCCGCCTCGCGTGCCTGTCTGCGTTGCTTCAGCtcgcaagagaagaggacgtcGAGCTGAAAGTCGCTGCGGCCAAGGCCTTTGCAGAGGCCGGCGCTCCT ATTCACTCTGTGCTTCTGGGTGCCTTGGGAGCCGCTCTGCCgtcagaagagaaagaaaaaaagtctGTGAAGGTGCAGTGGAATGCCTGCTACGCCGCTCGGCTTCTCTACAGCAACCCAAgtttccgccttctcgccggACCCAGCCTCGACAG AGCTCGCTGtgaccttcttctcgccctcgcttcctgtctcggcgcttcctcttcgtaCAAAGTACGTATCCACGCTGCCGCTGCTCTCCGATCTCTTTTTGGTGACtccgctccttcttcttcgtctcctccttcttcttcttcgtctcctccttcttcttcttcgtctcctgcttcctccgCTTATTCGTCTTCTTTACTCGCCGGGAGAGCGACATTCGATTCGCAGAGCGCTGCGTTAGCGCGCGTGTGGgaagccgctgcatgcgctgccgGGACGACTTCTGGAgatttctctcgcgtcgcaggagacgcgcgcgcatGCTCGCAAGAAG AGGCTACATCGATGCAGCCTGTGTGGGTGAAAACCGAGAAGGACAGTGTAGAGATCCAGCGCGTGAGTCCTGCAGTGCTGCGGCGCTACCGCGAGCAACTCGTACACCAACTTGCGCTGCTTGTGTCCTCTCCACGCCTGAGCGAAGAGACCATGGCTGTGCTCtcggaggacagagaaggcggagagattcttcgagaagaagcacgcaagaagaaggatCTGAGTCGAACCACCTGGACCAAGCTCGCGGCACAGGTACtcagcgacggagacgcatgcggaggagaagaagagagaaaagaagaagagagaaaagaagaagagagagaagagagaggagaagagaaggaagagagagaagaggagagagaagacgagggagaagaaagaaaagaaaggggagaacgagaagtgatcgagaaagacagaagcgaaaaagacgcCTTGACACCCGCCCGGAGAATCCAGATCTCTCTCCGCCGCACTGCAGCAGCGGGGCTTCCTGTACCTTTGCTGCGGACCTTTTCAatagagaaaaagacagtgGTGACACAGTCTGCTTTCCATTAG
- a CDS encoding splicing factor 3b, subunit 3, putative (encoded by transcript TGME49_230960), with protein sequence MPVLYHLTLQKPTAIVHALQGNFSAPRAQEVVVSRGRVLELLRPDDQGKLQAISSTEVFGIIRSIAAFRLTGANRDYLAIGSDSGRLAIVQFSAEKNEFERVHCETYGKTGIRRVVPGEYLAVDPKGRTLMVAAVERQKFVYIVNRDNKAQLTISSPLEAHKSHAICHDLCGVDMGFDNPLFASLEQNVESSDRKPATPGVTVPKGLCLWEMDLGLNHVIKKATLPVPASAHCLIPVPGGGGADGPSGLLVCCGNFLLYKKPDHEEICCAIPRRLETGSDRGLAVVAFAVHRMKDFFFILIQTEYGDIYKVEISHEEGVVREVVCRYFDTVPVANALCVLKSGYLFVASEFGNHLFYQFTGIGSDASDPRCSSTHPLGREAIIAFKPRPLRNLALVDELQSLSPITDLKVLDAQGTGAPQVYVLCGKGPRSTLRILQHGLGVEEMADNELPGRARAVWTTKLSHQNAFDGYIFVAFDGSSLVLQIGDTVEEVTDSAFLTNVSSLLVALMYDDSFIQVHETGIRHILKSKRVNEWRAPGGRRIKAAAANERQLVISLAGGELVLFEVDDAHTLVETARRNINVESTCMSMQAIPKGRLRASFLAVGGLDNMVRILSLEKDRNLRQLSTQLLPNDATPESVCLATLTGLGANSTDAGKSQDNGVLYLHVGLNTGVMIRSVVDPVLGTLLDQRSRFLGGRAVRFHAVTLQGQPAILALSEKSWLCYTFQHKLHCIPLNYDPLECVASFCSEQCTDGFVAIAGGSLRIFRCQRLGETFGQTVLPLSFTPRAMAALPHPSAAESQAGGDAAGADPSRRASALAIVEADHNAYDESTKAEIRRALKGIKVNQEEEEDKEETDDMQLEEKEQQDLPEDHYGTFKAGPGKWGSCIRIVNPLMAMTIDKVSLETDEAALSCCFCEMEGLPLLVVGTVTAMTLKPKKVPHASIKVFSYDDKFSLSLVHSTPVEDYPMALTAFRGMLLAGVGHKLRLYALGRKRLLKKCEYKNLPCGVAFIRVAGDRLFVGDVRESVHVMRYRLSENLFYVLADDVVPRWLTKGEVLDYHTFVAADKFDSVFICRVPSEAKEDELGDTTGLRLRGDTTYLTDKCFKLQSLLHFHIGEIVTALERATLTSAASESIVYGTIMGSIGSFSPFLTKHELDLFTHLEMVMRSEKPPLAGREHIMFRSYYHPAKNTVDGDLCESYALLPYEDQKRIAQDFEKTPADILKHLEDIRNRIL encoded by the exons ATGCCTGTCCTTTACCATTTGACCCTGCAGAAGCCGACGGCGATTGTCCACGCTCTGCAGGGGAACTTCAGCGCGCCTCGTGCTCAGGAGGTAGTTGTTTCGCGCGGCCGAGTCTTGGAGCTGCTTCGGCCGGACGACCAGGGGAAGCTGCAGGCCATTTCGAGCACAGAAGTCTTCGGCATCATCCGCTCCATTGCCGCTTTCCGTCTGACGGGAGCGAACCGAGATTACCTCGCCATCGGCAGCGACAGCGGCCGACTGGCCATCGTTCAGTTCTCCGCGGAAAAAAATGAATTCGAGCGCGTCCACTGCGAAACCTACGGGAAAACGG GCATTCGGCGAGTTGTTCCCGGGGAGTATCTCGCGGTGGACCCCAAAGGGCGCACGCTGATGGTGGCGGCCGTCGAGCGTCAGAAGTTCGTTTACATTGTCAACCGCGACAACAAGGCTCAGCTGACGATCAGCAGCCCACTGGAGGCTCACAAGAGTCACGCGATTTGCCATGACTTGTGTGGAGTTGACATGGGGTTCGACAATCCGCTCTTTGCGTCTCTCGAACAAAACGTTGAATCCTCGGACAGAAAACCTGCAACTCCCG GCGTCACAGTCCCGAAGGGGCTTTGCCTGTGGGAAATGGACTTGGGTCTGAACCATGTGATCAAAAAGGCGACGTTGCCGGTGCCGGCGTCCGCTCACTGTTTGATTCCGGTGCCTGGCGGTGGCGGAGCGGATGGACCGAGCGGCCTGTTGGTGTGCTGCGGGAACTTCTTGCTGTACAAGAAACCTGATCACGAGGAGATCTGCTGCGCGATTCCGCGGCGACTGGAGACAGGTTCCGACCGCGGCCTCGCCGTCGTCGCGTTCGCCGTGCACCGCATGAAggacttcttcttcatcctcaTCCAGACCGAGTACGGCGACATCTACAAAGTGGAGATCTCGCACGAAGAAGGCGTTGTCCGGGAAGTCGTCTGTCGATACTTCGACACGGTGCCGGTCGCGAACGCTCTCTGCGTGCTCAAGTCCGGATACTTGTTTGTCGCTTCCGAGTTTGGGAATCACCTCTTCTACCAGTTCACGGGGATTGGGTCGGACGCCTCCGATCCGCGGTGCTCGTCGACGCATCCGCTGGGTCGCGAGGCGATCATCGCCTTCAAGCCCCGCCCGCTGAGGAACCTGGCGCTCGTCGACGAACTCCAGTCGCTCTCGCCAATCACCGATTTGAAGGTCTTGGATGCGCAAGGCACTGGCGCCCCGCAGGTCTACGTCCTCTGTGGGAAGGGACCGCGCAGCACACTCCGCATTCTCCAGCACGGCCTCGGAGTCGAGGAGATGGCGGACAACGAGTTGCCGGGACGCGCGCGCGCCGTCTGGACCACCAAGCTGTCACACCAGAACGCGTTCGATGGCTACATCTTCGTCGCGTTCGATGGTAGCAGTCTCGTGCTCCAGATCGGCGACACTGTCGAGGAAGTCACCGACAGCGCGTTCCTCACGaacgtctcctcgctgctcgTCGCCCTCATGTACGACGACTCCTTCATTCAAGTCCACGAAACAGGCATCCGGCACATCCTCAAGAGCAAACGTGTGAATGAGTGGCGAGCGCCGGGCGGACGCCGAATCAAAGCCGCTGCGgcaaacgagagacagctggTGATCTCGCTGGCGGGAGGAGAACTCGTTTTATTCGAGGTCGACGACGCACACACCCTCGTCGAAACCGCTCGAAGAAACATCAACGTCGAGTCCACATGCATGAGCATGCAGGCGATCCCCAAAGGTCGCCTCcgcgcctccttcctcgccgtcggcGGACTCGACAACATGGTCCGCATCCTCAGCCTGGAGAAAGACCGCAACCTGAGACAGCTGTCCACCCAGCTCCTCCCCAACGACGCGACGCCCGAGAGCGTCTGCCTCGCGACGCTCACTGGCCTAGGCGCGAACTCGACAGACGCAGGCAAAAGTCAAGACAACGGGGTCTTGTATCTGCAC GTCGGCCTAAATACGGGTGTGATGATTCGCAGCGTCGTAGACCCTGTCCTCGGCACCCTTCTAGACCAGAGAAGCAGATTCTTGGGAGGTCGCGCCGTTCGCTTCCACGCCGTCACCCTTCAGGGCCAACCAGCAA TTCTGGCGCTGAGTGAGAAGTCGTGGCTGTGCTACACCTTCCAGCACAAGCTCCACTGCATACCTCTCAACTACGATCCTCTCGAGtgcgtcgcctctttctgctctgAGCAG TGCACGGACGGCTTCGTCGCGATTGCAGGTGGAAGCTTGCGAATTTTTCGATGCCAGCGACTGGGCGAGACTTTCGGGCAAACGGTTCTTCCGCTCTCGTTCACACCGCGAGCGATGGCGGCTCTCCCTCACCCTTCCGCGGCAG AGTCGCAAgcgggaggagacgccgccGGGGCAGACCCATCGCGCCGCGCATCGGCTCTCGCCATTGTGGAGGCCGACCACAACGCGTACGACGAGTCGACGAAGGCCGAGATTCGCCGAGCCTTGAAGGGCATCAAGGTCaaccaggaagaagaagaagacaaggaagaaaccGACGACATGCAG ctggaagagaaagagcagcaAGACCTACCTGAAGACCACTACGGAACCTTCAAGGCAGGCCCTGGCAAGTGGGGATCTTGCATTCGAATCGTCAACCCCCTCATG GCAATGACCATCGACAAGGTGTCTCTTGAGACAGACGAGGCTGCACtcagctgctgcttctgcgaAATGGAGggtctgcctctcctcgtcgtcggcACCGTCACGGCGATGACTCTCAAGCCAAAAAAG GTGCCTCACGCGTCCATCAAAGTCTTCTCATACGACGACAAGTTCTCCCTCAGTTTGGTCCACTCC ACTCCTGTAGAAGACTATCCGATGGCGCTGACTGCGTTCCGAGGCATGCTGCTCGCGGGCGTCGGGCACAAACTGCGTCTCTACGCGTTGGGGAGGAAGCGCCTGCTGAAGAAGTGCGAGTACAAG aATCTGCCCTGTGGCGTAGCTTTCATTCGCGTTGCCGGGGACAGACTCTTCGTCGGCGACGTCCGAGAGAGTGTTCACGTTATGCGGTACCGCCTCAGCGAAAACCTCTTCTACGTTCTTGCAGACGATGTCGTTCCACG ATGGCTGACCAAGGGCGAAGTGCTCGACTACCACACCTTCGTGGCGGCGGACAAATTCGACTCCGTTTTCATTTGCCGA GTCccgagcgaggcgaaggaggacgAGCTAGGCGATACGACGGGTCTGCGTCTGCGGGGCGATACCACTTACCTGACGGACAAATGCTTCAAATTGCAGTCTCTTCTGCACTTCCATATCGGCGAAATCGTCACTGCCTTGGAGCGCGCGACACTcacttctgctgcttctgaaAGCATCGTCTATGGCACGATCATGGGCTCCATCGGGTcattctctcccttcctcacGAAACACGAA CTGGATCTCTTCACACATCTGGAGATGGTCATGCGGTCTGAGAAACCTCCTCTCGCGGGCCGCGAGCACATCATGTTCCGTTCCTACTACCACCCCGCAAAG aacaCCGTGGACGGCGACTTATGTGAAAGTTACGCGCTGCTGCCGTACGAGGATCAGAAGCGGATTGCCCAGGATTTCGAGAAGACCCCCGCGGATATTCTGAAGCATCTTGAAGACATCAGAAACAGAATTCTATAG
- a CDS encoding hypothetical protein (encoded by transcript TGME49_230970) — protein MATLLSYDSCDCYSYSFVPKGRLARDELHQLKKYPVFCNNRHFVHSDCSAAFRASQRLRGSPRRGVLHRYLRTRLYRLDLLFGNQFSGSKRTGKMAYGPAYQGGLYSAAHTQYTATNPYMATYVSTPPQGGNYYYVVREPEPRPRKCVFRIICETLGWLASAVVCTACSAACGAASCCINGFIEDEFVPSKPQP, from the exons ATGGCCACACTTCTAAGCTATGACAGCTGTGACTGCTATTCCTACAG TTTTGTTCCCAAGGGACGGCTAGCTCGGGATGAATTGCACCAGCTGAAGAAATACCCGGTTTTCTGCAACAATCGACACTTCGTCCACAGCGACTGCAGCGCGGCATTCCGTGCCTCTCAGCGCCTTCGCGGGTCGCCGAGAAG AGGGGTACTCCATAGATACCTAAGGACCAGGCTGTACAGACTTGATTTGCTTTTCGGGAACCAGTTCAGCGGAAGCAAGCGCACCGGCAAAATGGCGTATGGCCCGGCCTACCAGGGCGGACTCTACTCCGCCGCACATACTCAGTACACTGCAACTAACCCGTACATGGCTACGTATGTCAGCACTCCCCCTCAAGGTGGAAATTACTATTACGTCGTCAGAGAGCCGGAACCGCGGCCACGGAAGTGCGTTTTTCGAATCATTTGCGAAACTCTGGGGTGGTTGGCGTCTGCTGTGGTGTGCACAGCCTGCTCCGCTGCGTGTGGAGCGGCGAGTTGCTGCATCAACGGCTTCATCGAAGACGAATTTGTCCCCAGCAAGCCTCAGCCGTAA